A segment of the Chryseobacterium scophthalmum genome:
TTTAGGAAGAAACGTAAAAGAATATTTAAGATTAATCGATGCTTATACTCACGTTCAGAAGCACGGTGAAGTTTGCCCTGCAAACTGGGAAGAAGGTAAAGATGCAATGAAAGCTGACAGAACTTCTACTGCTGAATATTTAGCAAAGAACTAAGATAATGTGGTAATTTGAAAATGAGATAATTTGAAAATTGATCACATGATTATTTAAAAATTATCTCATTTTCTATTTCTAAGAGTCAGATTAAGTTTCTTATATAATTCTTACAGATGGTAGATTAAAACATCAAATAAACATGCTCAATGAATAGAATTATTTAAATTTAAATGAACTCTAAACATTTTCAAATTAATCAATTCTCAAATTTTCAAATTAAAATTATGTATACAGAATTAACAGAAGATACGTTACAAAATATCGTTAACGAAAACGAAAAAGTAGTGGTACAATACGGCGCAACATGGTGTGGAAACTGCAGAATCATGAAGCCTAAATTCAAAAAACTGGCATCAGAAAATGACGCAATTCCTTTTTTATATGTAGATGCTGAAAAATTACCGGAAAGCAGAAAATTAGCAAAAGTTGACAACTTACCTACTTTCGCAATTTTCAAGAACGGTGAATTGGTCAACCAAGTGCAGTCTAACCAAGCGGAAAGTTTAATTAATCTTTTTAATGAATTGTAATTATGAAACTGCCAATTATCAGACAATTTTATCAGAATCAAACTCCGGAAAATTTAGAAAAAACTTTAGAGGTTTTAGA
Coding sequences within it:
- a CDS encoding thioredoxin family protein, producing the protein MYTELTEDTLQNIVNENEKVVVQYGATWCGNCRIMKPKFKKLASENDAIPFLYVDAEKLPESRKLAKVDNLPTFAIFKNGELVNQVQSNQAESLINLFNEL